DNA from Toxoplasma gondii ME49 chromosome X, whole genome shotgun sequence:
ACATCCGGGCGCTAACAACCTATTCATGACAAGATTCGACTGGTGGGTCGCTCAAGACTGACACGAACTCCGCATGTCAAGTCCAACTGCCCGGTAACATGTGAAAGAAGTTCTTCCCTCTCGGAGGCAAGGCGGAGTCGAGAAACACCCGGTTGTCGCCAgtcattcttttttccttgctCTCTTGAGCGCGAGAAAGCCCACGCCTTCTCACGAGTGCGTATAGACTGTCTAgtccccctcttcttctccgcaaaGCGTTGTTGGAAGAATCCGGGAAGGTCTGTCTGAAGTATGCACTGCGACACACAACGGAAGCTGTACGTGACGCATTCCACCGTGAACGCTTTCGCAGTTACGCCGTTCGAACGCTACGTTTCCAAAAACGCTGGTTTCTGCCATCTGTTACTTTCCTGAATCCACCGCAGCTGGCCTTCGAGGATCTACCAGAACGTGTCCGTACTCGAGAATTACCATGCAGCGAGTCTCTTCCAGATCCTCAGGTGGGTGTACAGCACCGCCTTGTACGTGCAGCGGTGCTgctgctgtttctctgcgttctcctcATGTGATGTGAATAAAGACACAGGGACGGAGTGTGACTGCCTGCCCGATTGCTGTGTTGCAGGCACCCCGCATTCAACGTGTTTTGCTCAGTGTCTCCCACCAATTTCGCCCCGATCCGGAAGCGCATTATAAGTGCAATTCTGTGGACAGACATGGCCAAGCACTTCGATGTGGTCGCCAAGTTGCAGGCAAAGATTCAGGGAGAAATGGTGCTTGCTGAGGGCATTATAGTCACCTTAACGAAACCTTATCTGGAAGgtctgctgctgcatgcCGCAGATATCAGCAATCCGATGATGGACTTCGAGCTTTGTCGGGATTGGGCCTTCCGGGCATGCGACGAATTCTACCAGCAGGTAATCAAGACAGACTTAGCACTACGGTCGAAAGTCGAAAGTCAAGACCCACCTTGGATGCACATTCTGGAAATGTAGAAGGAGGGAGCAAAACGATTCTACCACGACATGAACAGGAGTTCTACAAATAACAAGAAAGCATTTTACATGATTGAGCGCGAGAAGGACTCAAGGATAGCGGAAAGCATACGTGTGGATCCAGGGAAGCTGAGaatttttctttcttcttcagagtctCAACCGCGGCCTTCGCCCTCGTGCAGGCCATGTCAGCGCACATCTAGCTGACTGCACAGAGCTTCTGTCCTGAGGACAGGGATGTCCACATGGCTTTCTCTTTTAACGAATGGAGATCGACTCCACCAGCATTTGCGAATAGCGCGAAAAATTCGTTTACTGAGAACGCCCACGGACCCCTCAGACGTACGACCTGTTCTTCGGGTGATTCGCTACCTTTCTTTTCCACGTTAAATCTTGAACTTGCTCCTTTATTTGTTTCATAGAACAAAATGGAAGAAATGGGCGGCTTTCCTCCCTCCATGCCGAGCTTTGAGCACTTTGACGAGTACAACGTGGCCAAGTGCCAAGTCGGCTTCATCGGtacggagaggaaaacgtcaCACTGAAAAAActcttccgcttctgcaGTAGTGGAATAATTTTAAGACCCCGAGGGAACGCCGCAACGTCTCTCCACTTCATCGCACCCATTTGCTCATGATGTCGTTCCACAAACACTCCGTACACTGTGTCGGTGGAGCTCAGCTGAACACCCGCGTCATGCATTGACAGCTGCGGGTCGACTCGCTTACTTCTTGAGTGCGGGGACGCTGATCCACACAGCAGAAATCTTCGAGGAGTCAACCCATTCTCGGGTGTTTGCCCCGAGGAAGGTCCACAAACAGACATAGAAAGTAGAACTCAGCGAACCTACCGGAGAATGAATTCGGTGTCAATTTTCGTGTACACGCACACCTCGTGAAAGCCTGCCAGTGAAGGCATCGCTTTTATGTTGAGCCTTCCCAGATCCCGTTGTCCTGCGTTCTTCGGTATCTTGTCTCAGGAGTCTGCCTTCGCTCTGTCTATCCTCTGATCTAGTGAGGAGTACATCTCGCACTCCCGTTTATTCAGAGCGTGCATTGCCTTTATGTGTTGCAGATGCCATTTGCAAGCCGCTGTTCAACAGCCTGGCACTCATGTTTCCTGCCCAGCTGGGCGACCGCGCTActcagctgcagaaaaacaggtGTGTACCTTTGATTATCTTCCCCACCTAGCTGACTCGGTGGTCTGATAATACTCCTGACCTTCGAGTTTCTTGGCGCCCACATAGCTCGCATGTATTTGTGAAGTGACGTACAACTGTTCCCTGCGTCGGATGATCCTGAAAGCGTTCTCTGCTGGTCGATCAAAAACACTAGGATGCCGCACACGAACGGTGTCCTTCCGCGATAATGATCGCAAGGCCGTAGGACAGAGCAAACACGTCTTGGTTGTCGCTGTTGGACAGCATACAAAACTGTTCCGTGCTCACCGTTTCTCCCCCTGCTCCGCGATTCACCACTTgattctcctcctctgtccttCAAGAATATGTACGTTTCCCCGACACATCAAATTTACTTCGCGGGTTTCGGACTTGCTCCCATTCACACGTTCTGCACACTTGAGCGCTTGAAATGAAATTTTCGTCTGGCCATGCGGAGAATGCTGATGTG
Protein-coding regions in this window:
- a CDS encoding 3'5'-cyclic nucleotide phosphodiesterase domain-containing protein (encoded by transcript TGME49_228500); translated protein: MHRLLDWDFHVLALPPASAVLVTRDLLTQFALKANMDIPGEILMAFSVAIYKNYRPNPYHNFYHALNVTQVLCLLLALPDVAAQFSPIDYLVLSVAALGHDLGHPGANNLFMTRFDCWPSRIYQNVSVLENYHAASLFQILRHPAFNVFCSVSPTNFAPIRKRIISAILWTDMAKHFDVVAKLQAKIQGEMVLAEGIIVTLTKPYLEGLLLHAADISNPMMDFELCRDWAFRACDEFYQQNKMEEMGGFPPSMPSFEHFDEYNVAKCQVGFIDAICKPLFNSLALMFPAQLGDRATQLQKNRCVPLIIFPT